One Arvicanthis niloticus isolate mArvNil1 chromosome 3, mArvNil1.pat.X, whole genome shotgun sequence DNA segment encodes these proteins:
- the Ap1s3 gene encoding AP-1 complex subunit sigma-3 — MIHFILLFSRQGKLRLQKWYTTLPDKERKKITREIIQTVLSRGHRTSSFIDWKELKLVYKRYASLYFCCAIENQDNELLTLEIVHRYVELLDKYFGNVCELDIIFNFEKAYFILDEFIIGGEIQETSKKTAVKAIEDSDMLQETMEEYMNKPTF, encoded by the exons ATACATTTCATCTTGCTCTTCAGTCGACAAGGGAAGCTGCGGCTGCAGAAATGGTATACCACGCTCCCtgacaaggagaggaagaagatcaCGCGGGAGATCATCCAGACTGTCCTCTCTCGCGGGCACAGGACCAGTAGCTTCATTGACTGGAAGGAGCTGAAACTTGTTTATAAAAG gtaTGCTAGTTTATATTTTTGCTGTGCAATAGAAAATCAAGACAATGAGCTCTTGACACTAGAGATTGTTCATCGTTATGTGGAGTTGCTGGATAAATACTTTGGAAAT gTCTGTGAGCTGGATATTATCTTTAATTTTGAGAAAGCATATTTCATCCTTGATGAGTTTATAATAGGTGGAGAAATTCAGGAAACATCCAAGAAAACGGCAGTCAAGGCCATTGAAGACTCTGATATGTTACAAGAG